From Thermoanaerobaculia bacterium, one genomic window encodes:
- the glgB gene encoding 1,4-alpha-glucan branching protein GlgB yields the protein MTTERGSLLSADDLWLLNEGKHFRLYDHLGSHLDRESATTRFAVLAPDAGEVSVVGDFNGWDAAASPLRPVARSGVWAGTAPAPRGARYKYRIVSRESRYTVLKADPFARMHETPPKTASIVWDLDYAWEDGEWMARRAAANALDSPISIYELHLGSWRRGEDGGVSYRAIAAPLAEYAAGTGFTHVEFLPLMEHPFAGSWGYQTTGYFAPTSRFGAPQDLMFLIDTLHRAGIGVILDWVPSHFPTDEHGLAFFDGTHLYEHADPRQGFHPDWKSAIFNYGRKEVRSFLGSSALFWLDRYHADGLRVDAVASMLYLDYSREPGEWIPNPQGGRENLDAISLLRQINTEAYRRFPDVQMIAEESTAWPGVARPVDAGGLGFGLKWDMGWMHDTLAYFARDPVHRRFHHDELTFRMLYAYTENFLLPLSHDEVVHGKRSLLEKMPGDDWQKFANLRLLLAFLFVSAGKKLLFMGDEIGERREWNHDGEIAWDLLRSPPHAGVRRLVADLNSLYRARPALHRKDVFPGGFEWIDCGDAAGSVLTLLRTDAEGRTVAAALNFTPVPREGYRIGLPEPGRWREIFNSDAEVYGGTGAGNLGAVAARPEPLHSRPASASITLPPLGAVLFAAEESAR from the coding sequence ATGACGACGGAGCGCGGGTCCCTTCTTTCGGCCGACGACCTCTGGCTCTTGAACGAGGGGAAACATTTCCGGCTCTACGACCACCTCGGGTCGCACCTCGACCGGGAATCGGCAACGACGCGCTTCGCCGTGCTCGCCCCCGACGCCGGCGAAGTCTCCGTGGTCGGCGACTTCAACGGGTGGGACGCCGCGGCCTCGCCGCTTCGCCCGGTCGCCCGATCAGGCGTCTGGGCGGGGACCGCGCCCGCCCCGCGCGGCGCCCGCTACAAGTACCGGATCGTCTCGCGCGAGAGCCGGTACACGGTCCTGAAGGCCGATCCCTTCGCCCGCATGCACGAGACCCCTCCGAAGACGGCGTCGATCGTCTGGGACCTCGACTACGCGTGGGAGGACGGGGAATGGATGGCGCGGCGCGCGGCGGCCAACGCGCTCGACTCGCCGATCTCGATCTACGAGCTCCACCTCGGATCGTGGCGGCGGGGCGAGGACGGAGGCGTCTCCTACCGCGCGATCGCCGCCCCGCTCGCCGAGTACGCGGCCGGGACGGGGTTCACGCACGTCGAGTTCCTCCCGCTGATGGAGCATCCCTTCGCCGGTTCCTGGGGATACCAGACGACCGGCTACTTCGCCCCGACGAGCCGCTTCGGCGCGCCGCAGGACCTGATGTTCCTGATCGACACGCTGCACCGCGCCGGGATCGGCGTGATCCTCGACTGGGTGCCGTCGCACTTCCCGACCGACGAGCACGGCCTCGCGTTCTTCGACGGGACGCACCTCTACGAGCACGCGGACCCGCGGCAGGGCTTCCATCCCGACTGGAAGAGCGCGATCTTCAACTACGGACGCAAGGAAGTGCGGAGCTTCCTCGGATCGAGCGCGCTCTTCTGGCTCGACCGCTACCATGCCGACGGGCTGCGAGTCGACGCCGTCGCGTCGATGCTCTATCTCGACTATTCGCGCGAGCCCGGCGAGTGGATCCCGAATCCGCAGGGGGGGCGCGAGAACCTCGACGCGATCTCGCTCCTGCGCCAGATCAACACGGAGGCGTACCGGCGTTTCCCCGACGTCCAGATGATCGCGGAGGAATCGACCGCCTGGCCCGGCGTCGCGCGCCCGGTCGACGCGGGCGGCCTCGGCTTCGGGCTGAAGTGGGACATGGGATGGATGCACGACACGCTGGCGTACTTCGCCCGCGACCCGGTCCACCGCCGCTTCCACCACGACGAGCTGACCTTCCGGATGCTCTACGCGTACACGGAGAACTTCCTCCTTCCGCTGTCGCACGACGAGGTCGTTCATGGAAAGCGCTCGCTCCTCGAGAAGATGCCGGGAGACGACTGGCAGAAATTCGCGAACCTCCGCCTCCTCCTCGCGTTCCTCTTCGTCTCGGCGGGCAAGAAACTCCTCTTCATGGGCGACGAGATCGGCGAGCGCCGCGAGTGGAACCACGACGGGGAGATCGCGTGGGATCTCCTCCGCTCCCCGCCGCATGCCGGTGTGCGGAGGCTCGTCGCCGACCTGAATTCCCTCTACCGCGCCCGGCCCGCGCTCCACCGGAAGGACGTCTTTCCCGGCGGCTTCGAGTGGATCGACTGCGGCGACGCGGCGGGGAGCGTTCTCACGCTCCTTCGGACCGACGCGGAAGGTCGGACGGTCGCCGCGGCGCTGAACTTCACGCCCGTTCCTCGCGAGGGATACCGGATCGGTCTCCCCGAGCCCGGCCGCTGGCGGGAGATCTTCAACAGCGACGCCGAGGTCTACGGCGGAACGGGGGCGGGGAATCTCGGGGCCGTCGCCGCCCGGCCGGAGCCGCTCCATTCGCGGCCGGCGAGCGCATCCATCACGCTTCCGCCGCTCGGCGCCGTGCTCTTCGCGGCCGAGGAATCGGCCCGATGA